Proteins encoded by one window of Nomascus leucogenys isolate Asia chromosome 19, Asia_NLE_v1, whole genome shotgun sequence:
- the CRIPT gene encoding cysteine-rich PDZ-binding protein, with the protein MVCEKCEKKLGTVITPDTWKDGARNTTESGGRKLNENKALTSKKARFDPYGKNKFSTCRICKSSVHQPGSHYCQGCAYKKGICAMCGKKVLDTKNYKQTSV; encoded by the exons ATGGTGTGCGAAAAAT GTGAAAAGAAACTTGGTACTGTTATCACTCCAGATACATGGAAAGATGGTGCTAGGAATACCACAg AAAGTGGTGGAAGAaagctgaatgaaaataaagcttTGACTTCAAAAAAAGCAAG ATTTGATCCATATGGAAAGAATAAGTTCTCCACTTGCAGAATTTGTAAAAGTTCTGTGCACCAACCAGGTTCTCATTACTGCCAGGGCTGTGCCTACAAAAAAG GCATCTGTGCGATGTGTGGAAAAAAGGTTTTGGATACCAAAAACTACAAGCAAACATCTGTCTAG